From the genome of Candidatus Dormiibacterota bacterium, one region includes:
- the lysS gene encoding lysine--tRNA ligase: MEAERSEQELQRRQKLQTLRSQGIEPYQSRFDRTHSSADGVALFEQAEKSSGAEARSDRVALAGRLVAIRVMGKATFAHIQDYAGRVQLLAKVDKLGEEAYKRFTDLDLGDIVGVHGTLFRTRRGEITCEIEDFVLLAKALRPLPEKYHGLKDKELRYRQRYLDLIANPEVMDVFLSRSRLVDETRTFLRGRAFVEVETPVLQAMAGGAAARPFRTHHNALDMDLYLRIALELYLKRLIIGGYDRVYEIGRIFRNEGMDQWHSPEYTMLELYQAYTDVEGMMELTESLVIHLVERVKGHPTIQYQGQEIAFTRPFKRIEMVDAVSRVVGQDVSKADVPALAALLKQYNIEPKPGLGWGGLVAELFEELVQDTLVQPTFVLGHPVEVSPLARRRTSDPRLTDRFELFIAGEEIANAFSELNDPDDQRTRFEDQARARAAGDEETHPMDEDFLTALEYGFPPTGGMGLGIDRLIAILTDQPSIRDVILFPNLRARHAES; this comes from the coding sequence ATGGAAGCTGAGCGGAGCGAGCAGGAGCTGCAGCGGCGACAGAAACTGCAGACGCTTCGCTCGCAGGGCATCGAGCCGTACCAGAGCCGCTTCGATCGCACCCACAGCTCGGCGGACGGTGTCGCCTTGTTCGAGCAAGCAGAAAAGTCTTCAGGTGCGGAGGCCCGCAGCGATCGCGTCGCCCTCGCCGGTCGCCTGGTTGCGATCCGGGTGATGGGGAAGGCCACCTTCGCGCACATCCAGGACTACGCCGGGCGGGTCCAGCTCCTGGCCAAGGTCGATAAGCTCGGGGAGGAAGCCTACAAGCGATTTACCGACCTGGACCTGGGCGACATCGTCGGCGTGCACGGCACACTCTTTCGGACCAGGCGTGGCGAGATCACCTGCGAGATCGAGGATTTCGTCCTGCTGGCCAAGGCGCTGCGACCGTTGCCCGAGAAATACCACGGTTTGAAAGACAAGGAGCTCCGTTACCGGCAACGCTATCTGGATCTGATCGCGAATCCCGAGGTGATGGATGTCTTCCTCAGCCGCAGCCGCCTGGTGGACGAGACTCGGACGTTTCTCCGCGGCCGCGCATTCGTCGAGGTCGAGACGCCGGTTCTGCAGGCGATGGCCGGCGGGGCCGCCGCGCGCCCCTTTCGCACCCACCACAACGCACTCGACATGGACCTCTATCTGCGCATCGCGCTCGAGCTATACCTCAAGCGGCTCATCATCGGCGGCTACGACCGCGTCTACGAGATCGGCCGGATCTTCCGCAACGAGGGAATGGATCAGTGGCACAGCCCCGAGTACACCATGCTCGAGCTCTACCAGGCCTACACCGATGTCGAGGGCATGATGGAGCTCACCGAGTCGTTGGTGATTCACCTGGTCGAGCGGGTGAAAGGCCATCCCACGATCCAGTACCAGGGCCAGGAAATCGCGTTCACCCGGCCCTTCAAGCGAATCGAGATGGTGGACGCCGTCAGCCGGGTGGTCGGTCAGGACGTGAGCAAGGCCGATGTGCCGGCCCTCGCGGCGCTGCTCAAGCAGTACAACATCGAGCCCAAGCCCGGCCTTGGGTGGGGCGGCCTCGTCGCCGAGCTGTTCGAGGAACTCGTGCAGGACACGCTGGTCCAGCCAACCTTCGTGCTCGGGCACCCGGTTGAGGTTTCCCCACTGGCGCGGCGCCGCACCAGTGACCCGCGTCTGACCGATCGCTTCGAGCTCTTCATCGCCGGGGAAGAGATCGCCAACGCATTCTCGGAGCTCAACGATCCTGATGATCAGCGAACCCGCTTCGAAGACCAGGCTCGTGCACGCGCCGCGGGCGATGAGGAGACGCATCCGATGGACGAGGACTTCCTCACGGCGCTCGAATACGGCTTTCCACCGACCGGAGGGATGGGGCTGGGCATCGACCGGCTGATCGCCATCCTCACCGACCAGCCCTCGATCCGCGACGTCATCCTCTTTCCCAATCTGCGTGCCCGTCATGCTGAGTCTTAA
- the serS gene encoding serine--tRNA ligase: MLSLNFIHEHPDLVKEGARKKGEPAPVDEILRLDAERREMVTKLEQLKAEQNRRSAAMAKSRDEAAVEELRRMRDEVKALEQKVAPIDARLNALLLEVPNPPDDSVPEGKDATDNVTVRTWGHEGRKPPGFKMRPHYEVAERLAIIDFERAVKVTGSRFVFLKGAGARLERALINFMMDLHIREHAYTEILPPQLVNRASMTGTGQLPKFEEDAFRIEKRDLFLIPTAEVPVTNLYRDEVLDATDLPIKHVAWSTNFRSEAGAAGKDTRGYIRLHQFNKVELVKFVEPATSMDELESLVRDAESVLQLLEIPYRVLLMCTGDMGFAQWKKYDLEAYVPGDDRYLEVSSCSNFGDFQARRANIRYREKGGKPQFVHTLNGSGLALPRTVVAIIENYQQEDGTIRVPAALRTYMGGLDVIR, translated from the coding sequence ATGCTGAGTCTTAACTTCATCCACGAGCACCCGGACCTCGTCAAGGAGGGCGCGCGCAAGAAGGGCGAGCCGGCGCCGGTCGATGAGATCCTCCGCCTCGATGCGGAGCGCCGCGAGATGGTCACGAAGCTGGAGCAGCTGAAGGCCGAGCAAAACCGGCGATCGGCCGCCATGGCGAAGAGCCGCGACGAGGCGGCGGTCGAAGAGCTCCGCCGAATGCGGGACGAGGTCAAGGCCCTCGAGCAGAAGGTCGCGCCCATCGACGCCCGGCTCAACGCCCTGCTACTCGAAGTCCCGAACCCGCCGGATGATTCAGTACCGGAAGGGAAAGACGCCACCGACAATGTGACGGTCCGGACCTGGGGTCACGAAGGTCGCAAACCGCCCGGTTTCAAGATGCGGCCCCACTACGAAGTCGCCGAGCGGCTCGCCATCATCGATTTCGAGCGCGCGGTCAAGGTCACCGGCTCTCGTTTCGTTTTCCTGAAGGGTGCCGGAGCACGGCTCGAGCGCGCGCTGATCAACTTCATGATGGACTTGCACATTCGTGAGCACGCGTATACGGAGATCCTGCCGCCGCAACTGGTGAATCGAGCTTCGATGACCGGCACCGGCCAGCTTCCGAAGTTCGAGGAGGACGCCTTTCGCATCGAGAAGCGCGATCTCTTCCTGATCCCGACCGCCGAGGTGCCCGTCACAAATCTCTACCGCGACGAAGTGCTCGACGCCACGGATCTGCCCATCAAGCACGTCGCCTGGTCGACGAACTTTCGGAGCGAAGCGGGCGCCGCCGGCAAGGATACCCGTGGCTACATCCGGCTCCATCAGTTCAACAAGGTTGAGCTCGTGAAATTCGTCGAGCCTGCGACATCGATGGACGAGCTCGAGTCGCTGGTCAGGGACGCTGAGTCTGTGCTCCAGTTGCTCGAGATCCCCTATCGAGTGCTGCTGATGTGCACCGGCGATATGGGGTTTGCTCAATGGAAGAAGTACGACCTTGAGGCCTACGTCCCCGGTGACGACCGCTACCTCGAGGTCTCGTCCTGTTCGAACTTCGGCGACTTCCAGGCGCGCCGCGCCAATATCCGGTATCGGGAGAAGGGCGGTAAGCCGCAGTTCGTCCATACCCTCAACGGGTCCGGCCTGGCCCTGCCGCGCACCGTGGTCGCGATCATCGAGAATTATCAGCAGGAGGACGGCACCATCCGAGTACCCGCTGCGCTGCGCACCTACATGGGTGGTCTCGACGTCATTCGGTGA